Proteins encoded within one genomic window of Cydia pomonella isolate Wapato2018A chromosome 12, ilCydPomo1, whole genome shotgun sequence:
- the LOC133523690 gene encoding 10 kDa heat shock protein, mitochondrial, translating into MASAARKLIPLLDRVLIKRAEAVTKTAGGIVLPEKAQSKVLHGEVIAVGPGARKDNGDFIPLMVKVGDKVLLPEYGGTKVSLDSEEKEYHLFRESDILAKIDN; encoded by the coding sequence atggcaTCTGCGGCAAGGAAACTGATTCCTCTCTTggatcgtgttttaattaaaCGCGCTGAGGCTGTAACCAAGACTGCGGGAGGTATCGTGCTTCCTGAAAAAGCACAGAGTAAAGTTCTCCACGGAGAAGTCATCGCTGTGGGACCTGGTGCAAGGAAGGACAATGGAGATTTCATCCCCCTGATGGTGAAAGTCGGCGACAAGGTGCTTCTCCCTGAATACGGCGGCACCAAGGTCTCCCTAGACTCGGAAGAAAAGGAGTACCACCTCTTCAGAGAATCGGACATACTGGCGAAAATCGACAACTAA
- the LOC133523687 gene encoding glucose-fructose oxidoreductase domain-containing protein 1 has protein sequence MLPGIGVFGTGSVAKVLVPFLREKGFAVEAIWGVTLQETEAVAKELKIPFFTNKIDDVLLKKNVNLVFIVCAPNLHAQISVKALGIGKHVVCDKPAGLCQAEALKMVRAAQYYPTLISIINHSLRFLPAFSHMRKCIQEGYLGSPDELTLMDVRVQMGSLLGDTYNWLCDDTMGGGTLTLVGSHVIDLVTFLTGQKVVKVHGVLRTFVEETTKVNGIRKITAPDFCTFQLQMDKGLLVTATLNNHLPGPCFNQEIYLCSKKGYLVVRGGDLHGRLHKLNSMKIEEESKRGHEKEEVIYVDVEDLSCASSVIPKPYIKGLCKMISALKEAFLPVKEQMDWIKEPVRAAATFEDGQRVQAAMEALRQSCEDGCWTSVQLLTEPPDPNPALSAAVRRTAISLQ, from the coding sequence ATGCTGCCGGGCATCGGAGTCTTCGGGACTGGCTCAGTCGCCAAGGTGCTTGTGCCATTTCTGAGAGAAAAAGGATTTGCTGTCGAGGCAATATGGGGAGTCACGCTGCAAGAGACCGAGGCTGTCGCCAAAGAACTCAAAATACCGTTCTTCACTAACAAAATCGATGATGTACTCCTAAAGAAGAATGTGAACCTTGTGTTCATTGTTTGTGCTCCTAATTTACACGCTCAGATCTCTGTAAAGGCCTTGGGCATTGGCAAGCATGTGGTTTGCGATAAACCAGCTGGGCTATGTCAAGCTGAGGCTCTTAAAATGGTGCGTGCCGCCCAGTACTACCCCACTCTGATATCAATTATCAACCATTCACTGCGATTCTTGCCTGCGTTCAGCCACATGAGAAAATGTATCCAAGAGGGTTATCTTGGAAGTCCAGATGAACTAACTCTGATGGATGTAAGAGTACAAATGGGCTCTTTATTAGGGGACACATACAACTGGTTGTGTGATGACACTATGGGAGGTGGTACCCTAACGTTAGTTGGCAGTCATGTCATAGACTTAGTTACTTTTTTAACTGGACAGAAAGTTGTGAAAGTACATGGAGTATTGAGAACATTTGTTGAGGAGACTACCAAAGTCAATGGCATCAGAAAAATAACAGCACCTGATTTCTGCACATTCCAACTGCAAATGGATAAGGGTTTGTTGGTGACGGCTACTCTTAACAACCACTTGCCAGGGCCCTGCTTCAACCAAGAGATATATTTGTGTAGTAAGAAGGGTTATTTAGTTGTCCGAGGTGGGGATTTACATGGTAGACTGCACAAACTTAACTCAATGAAAATTGAGGAGGAGAGCAAAAGAGGCCATGAGAAAGAGGAGGTTATTTATGTTGATGTGGAAGACTTGAGTTGTGCTTCTAGTGTCATTCCAAAGCCTTATATAAAAGGCTTATGTAAAATGATTAGTGCTTTAAAAGAAGCCTTCTTGCCTGTGAAAGAGCAAATGGATTGGATAAAAGAACCTGTGAGAGCCGCTGCTACATTTGAGGATGGGCAGAGGGTGCAGGCGGCAATGGAAGCCCTTCGCCAGTCATGTGAAGATGGCTGTTGGACATCAGTACAGTTGTTGACAGAGCCCCCAGATCCCAACCCGGCTCTGTCAGCTGCAGTTCGTCGAACTGCTATATCTTTACAATAG
- the LOC133523689 gene encoding transcription factor 24, whose amino-acid sequence MPRKRVSKSPVEKEWEDDDDFSFDDSQSGSGRGSQEPQHRNAANARERARMRVLSKAFCRLKTTLPWVPADTKLSKLDTLRLAASYIAHLRALLHEPRSAHTPRPINLAWPFAFQHGGSLSCSISQRWSVTTQPDNRSNQPTDNVQNMNCDYGQEYNEDYDDKMYEDAPNESNCNSAPYCNNYGYKNNYYEMRSYSDNLVNNS is encoded by the exons ATGCCCAGGAAACGAGTGAGCAAATCACCGGTGGAAAAGGAGTGGGAGGACGATGATGATTTTTCCTTTGATGATTCTCAGTCGGGTTCAG GTCGAGGTTCGCAAGAGCCGCAACATAGGAACGCCGCCAATGCGCGCGAGCGAGCCAGGATGAGGGTGCTCTCAAAGGCATTTTGCAG GCTGAAAACCACCCTTCCCTGGGTCCCGGCTGACACAAAACTATCGAAACTGGACACATTAAGGCTGGCTGCGTCATACATAGCACACCTCCGCGCCTTACTGCATGAGCCACGCTCAGCGCATACACCCCGCCCGATCAACCTT GCATGGCCCTTCGCCTTTCAGCACGGCGGATCACTGAGCTGCTCCATATCGCAACGATGGAGCGTCACCACACAACCTGACAACAGAAGCAACCAACCCACAGACAATGTGCAAAACATGAACTGCGACTACGGCCAGGAATACAACGAAGACTATGACGATAAAATGTACGAAGACGCGCCGAATGAATCAAACTGCAACTCTGCCCCGTACTGTAATAATTAtggctataaaaataattactacgAAATGCGAAGTTATTCTGATAACTTGGTTAACAActcgtaa